GCGTGCTGTCGGCGTTCCCGGTGTTCGACGAGTGGAGCGACAAGCTCAGCGACTACATCTTCTCCAACTTCGTACCGGCCGCGGCGCGTTCGGTGGAAGCCTATCTGCGCCAGTTCTCGGCCAGCGCCGGGCAGCTGACCAGCGCCGGCACGATCGCGCTGATGGTGTCGCTGCTGATCACCTTGAACAGCGTCGAGCAGACCTTCAACCGGATCTGGCGGGTGGTCTCGGCGCGGCCGCGGCTGACCCGCTTCCTGGTGTACTGGACGGTGATGACCCTGGGCGCGCTGCTGGCCGCGGCGTCGCTGGCGGCGTCGGCACGGTTCTTCGCGCTGCCGCTGTTCCGCACCAGCGAAGGCCGGCTGCTGGCGCAGATGGCGCTGGGCCTGGCGCCGGTGCTGATCGAGTTCGCCTGCATCACCCTGGTGTACCGGGTGGTGCCGCACCACACGGTCAAGCTGCGCCACGCGGTGCCGGGCGCGCTGCTGGCGGTGGCCCTGCTGGAGCTGGTGAAGGGCGGATTGAGCCTGTACCTGGGCAGCTTCCAGTCCTACCAGCGCATCTACGGCACGGTCGCGTTCGTGCCGATCTTCCTGCTGTGGACCTATCTGAGCTGGATCGCGATCCTGCTCGGCGCCTCGCTGGCCTCCTCGATCGCGGCGTTCCGCTATCAGCCGGCGTCGATGCGGCTGCCGGCCGGCTACGAGATCTACGCCTTGCTGCGCCTGCTCGGGCGTTTCGCGCAGGCGCGCAAGGACGGCCACGGCCTGCAGGAAGACCAGATCCTGCAGCTGGAACCGATGCTGACCGATTCGCTGGTGCAGGAGTTGCTGTGCGAGCTGGAGCGCATCCGCCTGCTCAACCGTGCCGAGCAGGGCGAATGGCTGCTGGCGCGCGACCTGGCCGACGTGCCGCTGACCGAACTCTACGAAAACTGTCAGCTGCGCATCCCCATCGCCGAAGCCTACCTGCCGTGCCGCGACGACGCGCTGGGGCAGGCGGCGTGGCGCGCGCTGGATGAGTTGCGCATGCCGCTGCGCGACGTGCTGAAACGGCGCGTCGGCGATCTTTACACCGATATCGGAGACCTCGCATGACCCCGCGCATCCTGTTCCCGTTGTTCGCCGCCGCCGCGTTGCTGGCCGGCTGCGATCGCCATCCGACGCCCGCCGATGGTGCCGCGCCGGCCGCCTCAGCTCCGGCCGCGCCGGTGCCGCCCCCCGCGCCGACGGCAGCGGCTGCGCCCGCCGCCGGCGCCGCGCCGCAGGTCGTGCAGGAAACCCGCCCACAACCGACGCTGAAGATGAAGGCGGTGGACGGCAGCGACTACGACCTGGCCGCGCATCGCGGTAAATGGGTGGTGGTGAATTTCTGGGCCACCTGGTGCGCGCCGTGCCTGAAGGAGATGCCGGAGCTGTCGGCATTGCACGTGATGCGCGACAACATCGAAGTGGTCGGCCTGGCCTACGAGGACATCGAGCCGGCGGAGATGCAGGCGTTCCTGAAGGAGCACCCGGTGGCCTACCCGGTGATCATCGTCGACACCTACGCGCCGCCGGCCGACTTCGCCACCCCGCGCGGGTTGCCGATGACCTACCTGATCGCCCCGGACGGCAAGCTGGCCAAGCAGTTCCTGGGCCCGGTCAACGCGCACGACATCGAAGCGGCGATCGCCGCGGCGGGCGGCCCGGCGCCCGGCCAGGCGAAAGCCGCGCGCTGATGGCGGCGGCGCGTTTCCTGGTGTCCGGTCGGGTGCAGGGCGTGTCCTTCCGCGCCTCCACCCGCGAGCGTGCGCTGGCGCTGGGGCTGGACGGGCAGGCGCGCAACCTGGCCGACGGCCGCGTCGAAGTGATTGCCGCCGGCGAGGCCGCGGCACTGGAGACGCTGGCCGACTGGCTGCAGCACGGCCCGCCGGCGGCGCGGGTCGCGCAGGTGTTGCGCGAGCCATGGCCGGAGCCGGTGGCGGCGGGCTTCGCGATCGGCTGAAGCCCGAAATTCTGGGGATTCCTGTGTGGTAGGGACTTCAGTCCCGATGCTTTACCGATAACGCTTCGTCGGGACTGAAGTCCCTCCCACAAGCGCATGCCACTGCAGAAGAAGGGTCAATCCGGGCCGCGTCTTTGCGGAGAGGTCCGGTCGCGGCTGAAGCCGCTCCTACAGAAGAGCATGCAAGAAAAGTATTGCACCGTCAGTTTGCGGGTTGATCATCGAGTCCCGAGTCCCGAGTCCCGAGTCCCGAACCCCGGCCTCACACCGGATACGACGCAACCGGCTGCAGCACGCCGAACGTCTCCTTGCGCGGCTTGTGCTTCAGTGGCGGCAGCGCCAGGCCCGGCTCCTGCAGCGGCGTGTCGGGCAATTGGTCGAGCAGGTGCCGGATCAGGGTCAGGCGGCCGCGTTTCTGATCGTTGAAATCGACCAGCGTCCACGGCGCGTGTTCGCTGTGGGTGGCGTCCAGCATCGCCTCGCGGGCGCGGGTGTAGTGGGCGTACTGGGCGCGCGACTGCAGGTCCACCGGCGACAGCTTCCAGCCCTTCAGCGGATCGTGCAGGCGTTCGGCGAAGCGCTTCTCCTGCTGGTCCTGGTCCACGCACAGCCAGTACTTGAACAGGCGGATGCCGTCGTCGACCAGCAAGCGCTCGAACAGCGGCGCCTGGCGCAGGAAGGCGTGGTATTGCGCGTCGTTGCAATAGCCCATGACCCGCTCCACGCCGGCGCGGTTGTACCAGCTGCGGTCCATCAGCACGATCTCGCCGGCGGCCGGCAGGTGCGTGGCGTAGCGCTGGAAATACCACTGCGTGCTTTCGCGGTCGGTCGGCTTGGGCAGCGCCACCACCCGGCACTGGCGCGGGTTCAGATGTTCGGCGATGGCCTGGATCGCGCCGCCCTTGCCGGCGGTGTCGCGGCCCTCGAACAGCACCAGCACGCGTTCGCCGCTGTGCTGCAGCGCCTGCGCCAGCGCCGCCAACTCCAGTTGCAACGGCTGCATCAGCGCTTGGTAGTGCTTGCGTTTGAGCTTGCTCATTTGCTGCGCCTGGCGCGGGTGCCGGCCATGCTCCGCGCCACTTCCAGCAGCGCGCCCTGTTGGCGGCTGTCGAGGGCGCGGTAGGCCTGCAACAGATCGTGTTCGCCGCGGGTGCGGGCCGGGTCGAGCTGACTGGCCAGTTCGCCGAGCAGGGCGCCAGCGGGAACGCCGAAGGCGCGCGCCAGCGCGTTGAGCTGGTCGCGGCCGGGCATCTTTTCGCCGGCCAACCAGGCCTTGACCGTGGCCGCGCCGGCGCGCGGGATGGCGGCGGCGATGTCCGCCGCGGTCATGCCGCTGGCCTTGGCCAGCAGGCGCAGGGTGGTGTCCAGGGACATGCGCGGTTCCAGGTCATTCCTTCAGGCGGGGACGCAGCGTCGCCAGGTTGCACGGCTTGGTGCGCGCATCGAGTTGCGCGGCGACGATCCGTTCCCAGGCGGTGCGGCAGGCCGAGGTCGAGCCGGGCAGGCAGAACACGAAGGTGGCGTTGGCCAGGCCGGCGAAGGCGCGCGACTGCAGCGAGGAGGTGCCGATCTCGTCGAAGCTGATCGCGCGGAACAGTTCGCCGAAACCGGGCATCTGCTTGTCCAGCAGCGGCAGCAGCGCTTCGGGGGTGGAGTCGCGGCCGGTGAAGCCGGTGCCGCCGGTGACCAGGATGCCGTCGACCTGCGGGTCGGCGATCCACGCCGACACCACCGCGCGCATCCGGTAGCGGTCGTCGGGCAGCAGCTCGCGCGCGTACAGGCGGTGGCCGGCCTCGCCGAGCACCGACACCAGGTAGTCGCCCGAGCTGTCCTCGGCCAGGCTGCGCGTGTCCGAGACGGTCAGCACGCACAGGTTCAATGCAATGAAATCGGCTTTGGCGCTCATGCCGGCAGCCTAGCCGCTCGCCCGGTCGGCGTACAGCCTGCCGCGGCGGATCGGCGCGGGTCGTGCAGCGAAGGTTGGGGAAGAGGTCGGGGGAGGGTGGTGCGGCGTTGGCTTGCGCCCGGCGTCGGCCAGCCGTGTCGGTGCCGGTGCGTGCGTGTCGCGACAGCATGCGTGTACGTTGCGTTACAGCGTCTTGCCGGAGACGTCTGCGGGTCGGGGCGCAGATTCGCCGTGCGAGGCGTGGGGTCCGCCTGCCGGTCGCGTCGGTGTCGGGCTTCAGCTAGTTCGTTGTCTGCGTTCCGCGCGCGGATCGGCGTCTTGCCGTGTTTCGCCAATGCGAATGGGTTGTTCGCAATGATCGACCGCGCGCGTCCTGTCGAGCAGGCGCGAGCCAGGTCGCGAGCGCGCCGCTTCAGGCGTGTCCATGCGCAGGCTGCGCCAGGCTGCCGGGCAGTGCCAGCGCGCGCGGCCGGTAATGAGTCACGCGCGCTGCGGGATGGGAGGCCAGCGGCAGCCGCTCGGGTTCGCGCTGCAGCGCGCGCCGCTGCGCCTCGGCGCTACTCCATTCGGCATAGTCGAGCAGGCCGCGGCCGTCGTCGGCCAGATGCAGGTGCGAGGCGATCAGGCCGCGCAGCGCATGCGCGCCGTCCTGCAACGCGGCGAATGCCGCATCGGCGTGGCGCTGCGCCTGCGCCGCATCGCGGGTCGCAAGCCTGGTCACCACGATGCAGCCGGGCAGGCGCTGCGGATCGGACACCCCGCTGCGGATGCGCCGGTAACGGTGCAGCGTCAGCCGCGGCGACGGCGCGCGCGGGCGCCAGTCGCGGCCGAACGGCGTGGCGCCGTCGCCGCATTGCGCGTACAGCAGGTCCGGCGCTGCGCTCAGCGATTCCAGCCAGGCCAGGGCATGCAGGTCGCCGCCAGGGGCGCCGCGCAATCGCGCGAGCAGCGTTGCGCAGACCGGCGCCGAGGCGTGGGCGACCAGCACGCTGCGGGCATGCGGGGAGGTGAGATCGGGCGACAGGCGTGCGGGCATCGGGGCGTGCGCGAGTGGAAGGCGCGCAGTGTCGAACCTCGACCATGCTTGAGGTCAAGCGTGTGTCCGCAGGGGGTGCATCGCAGCAGGTCGTGGCGATGTGGGCGTTGCGAGGGGCAGTCGGCCGCCTTTGCGCCGCGACGAGGCATGCGGCGACCAACGGCTGTGTTGTTCCTGGGTGTGGGGGTGCGGATTCCGACACGCGGGGATCCGCTGTACTGCACGCTGCGTCGGATATCGCTGGCGAGCGATCGGCGACCTAGTGTGGCCCGCTCCAGCCATGCCGGCGCGCGGTGTCGCGCAACAGCGCGGCGAAGTCCGCGGCGAAGCCGTGCATGTCGAACAGGCCGGCGCTGGCGCGGCGCTGCTGCAGAGTGTCGCGCAATGCGCGCAGCGCGGCAGGGTCGCGGCCCAACTGCACGGCCTTGGCGACGAAGGCGGCGTCGTCGGCGACGTTCATCTCGTCCATGCCCAGGTGGTGATTGAGGCTGCCGGCCACGCGCGCGGCGAAGGTCGTGCCGGGGCAGGTCAGCAGCGGACAGCCGGCCCACAGCGCATCGGAGGCGGTGGTGTGGGCGTTGTACGGATGCGTGTCCAGGAACAGGTCGGCATGCCGGTAGCGGGCCAGGTAGTCGGCGTGGGCCAGCTTGGGCATGAAGCGCAGCCGCGCCGGATCCACCTCGGCGCGCCGCGCGGCCTCGCGCAGCCGCGCGTCGGCCTGGCCGGGACCGGACAGCAGCCACAGCACGCTGTCCGGCACCTGGCGCAGCACCGCCAGCATCCGCGCCACGCTGCGCGGGGTCAGCTTGTAGCTGTTGTTGAAGCAGCAGAACACGGTGCCGTGCTCCGGCAGCCCGCACGCGCTGCGCGAGGGCGGGGCCTCGACGCGGCGGCTGTCGTCCGACGGCTGGAACGCGCGCGGCAGGCGCAGCACGCGCTCGCTGTAGTGCGCGGCCAGCGCGTCGGGCAGCGCGAACGCATCGCCGACGACGTAGTCGATCCACGGCGCACCGGACGTGCCCGGATAGGCCAGCCAGTTGATCTGCATCGGCGCCGGGCGCAGCGCCAGCACTTCCGGCGTACCGCCGCCGCCCCAGCCGCGCAGGTCGAACAGCAGGTCGATGCCGGCATCGCGGATGCGCTGCGCGATCGCCCGGTGCGGCTGCCCGGCCACGTCGTGCCAGGCGTGCGCCGCGGTCTGCAGGCGCGCGCGGATCGCGCTGTCGTCGCCGCGGTTCGATGCGAACAGCTGCACCTGCAGGTCGGCGTGCGCGCGCAGCAGTTCGAACAGGGCCACGGTCAGCAACCCGGTGGGATGCGCGCCGAAGCCGTTGGACAGGAAGCCGACCTGCAAGGGGCCGGCGCGACGCAGCGTTGCCGCCGGCAATGGCGCCAGCGTCCGCGCCAATGCAAGCGCACGGTTGCGCGCGCAGTGCAGCTGCTCGGCGGCGGTGGCGTCTTCGTTGAGGAACGCGAACGGTTCGATCGCCGGATGGCCCTGGCGCACGGCGGCGCGCACCTGCTGCGACAGCGCATCCAGCTCGCGCCAGTCGCACAGCTTGCGCCGCCAGTTCAGCAGGTGCGCGGCGATCGACGGTTCCTGCGGCAGCAGCGCGTGCGCATGGGCGTAGGCGTGCGCGGCGGCTTCGGCCTCGCCGTTGTCCTCCAGCGCATGGCCCAGCCACAGGGCGATGCCCGGATGCTGCGGCGCATGCTGCAACGCCTGGCGCAAGGCGGCGGCGGCCTCGGCATGGCGGCCCTGGGTCCAGCGCACCCGGCCCAGCCGCGCCAGCGCTTCGGGGTGCGCCGGGCGCAGCTGCAACGCGCGCAAGGCAGCCTGCTCGCCGGCGGCGACCGCGCCGGCGCCGAGTTCGGCGTCGGCCAGCATCACCCAGGCGATGAAATCCTGCGGGTCGCGGCGCACCGCGGCCTGCAGCTGGCGCAGTTCGTCCAGCGCGCTGCCGCTCACGCGCGCGCGGCGGCCCGCACGTGCGCATCGGCGCGGCGTACGCGCACGCTCACGGGCTGTCGCTCAGCCGCGCCAGTTCGTCGACCTGGTGCTCGTGGCTCAGCCGCTCGATCAGCGCATCGAGGTCGCCTTCGATCACGTTGGGCAGGTCGTACAGGGTCAGGCCTTCGACCCGGTGGTCGGTGATGCGGCCCTGCGGGAAGCTGTAGGTGCGGATGCGCTGGCTGCGGTCGCCGCTGCCGACCTGCAGCTTGCGGTCCTGCGCTTCGGCCGCGGCCTGCTTGCTGCGCTCGGCGTCGAGCAGCTGCGCCTTCAGCCGCTTCATCGCCTTGTCGCGGTTGGCGTGCTGGCTGCGCTCGGTCTGGCATTCGACCACCACCCCGCTCGGCAGGTGGGTGATGCGGATCGCCGATTCGGTCTTGTTGACGTGCTGGCCGCCGGCGCCGGAGGAGCGGAACGTGTCCACCTTCAGGTCGGCCGGGTTGAGCGTGATCTCCTCCACGTCGTCGGCCTCGGGGATGATCGCCACCGTCGCCGCCGAGGTATGGATGCGGCCCTGCGATTCGGTCGCCGGCACCCGCTGCACGCGGTGCGTGCCGGATTCGAACTTGAGCTTGGAATACGCGCCGCGGCCGACGATGCGCGCCACGATCTCCTTGTAGCCGCCGTGTTCGCCGGGGCTGTCCGATTCCACTTCCACCTTCCAGCCCTGGCGCTCGGCGTAGCGCGCATACATGCGGAACAGGTCGCCGGCGAAGATCGCCGCCTCGTCGCCGCCGGTGCCGGCGCGCACTTCCAGGAACAGGTTGCCGTCGTCGCGCGGATCGCGCGGCACCAGCAGCAGCGCCAGCTGTTCGTCGAGCGCGAGCAGGCGCGCCTGCGCGGCGGCGATTTCCTCCTCGGCCAGTTCGCGCAGTTCCGGGTCGCCGCGCATCGCCTCGGCGGCGGCCAGGTCGGCCTTGGCCGCGGCCTCGTCGGCCAGCGCCGCGGCGACCGGCTCCAGTTGCGCGAATTCGCGCGAGTAGTCGCGGAAGCGGGCGTTGTCGCCGACCACGTCCGGATCGGACAGCAGGCGTTCGAGTTCTTCGCGACGCTCGGCCAGCGCCTCCAGCTTACGGCGCAGGGTCGGTGTCATCGGTCTTCAGGATAGGGTGGTGGTAGCCCGGTTTTTCCGGGAACAGGCGCTCGGCGGCGCGGGCCAGTTCGGCATCGCCGCTCAGCGCCGCCTCGCGCAGCGCCGCGGTGGGCGGATGCAGCAGGCGGTTGGTCAGGGTATTGGCGAGAAATTCCAGCACCTCATCGGCCGGCTTGCCGTTGGCCAGTTGCTGCCGCGCCTTGGCCAGCACGTCGTCGCGGGTGCTGTCGCCATGCGCGCGCAGGCGCTTGAGCGGCGCCTGGCGGCCGCTGGCCTGCAGCGTCTCGATGTAGCGCAGCACCTGCAGGTCGATGATCGCTTCGGCGGCTTCGGCGGCTTCGCGGCGGCCGCGGCGATTGTCCTCGACCGCGCGCTCCAGGTCGTCGACGGTGTACAGATAGGCGTCGGCCAGTTCGGCCACGCCGGCCTCGATGTCGCGCGGCACCGCCAGGTCGAACAGCAGCATCGGCTTGTGCTTGCGCGCGCGCAGCGCCTGCTCGACCTGCGCCCGGGTCACCACGGGCTCGCGCGCGGAGGTGGCCGAGAACACCACGTCGGCTTCCTGCAGATGCCGCTCCAGTTCGCTGAGCGGCAGCGCCACGCCGCCATGGCGGCTGGCCAGTTCCTGGGCATGGGCGAGGGTGCGGTTGGCGATCAGCAGGCGCCGCACGCGGCCTTCGCTCAGGTGCCGGGCGGCCAGCTCGATGGTCTCGCCGGCGCCGACCAGCAGCACCGTCGATTCGCTGAGCCGGGCAAAGGAGTTCTGTGCCAGGCGTACCGCGGTGGACGCCACCGATACCGGGTTGGCGCCGACCCGGGTGTCGGTGCGCGCGCGCTTGGCCACCGAGAAGGTCTGCTGGAACAGCCGGTCCAGGCGGCTGCCCAGGGCGCCATGCTCGCGCGCCAGCGCCCAGGCGTCCTTGACCTGGCCGAGGATCTGCGGCTCGCCCAGCACCATCGAGTCCAGCCCGGTGGCGACGCGGAACAGATGCCGCACCGCATCGGCGTCCTGGTGCTGGTACAGGTAGCCGTGCAGGCCGGCCGCGTGCGCATCCAGCCAGTCGGCCAGGCGCTGCGCGTCGTCGGTGATCGCATACAGCTCGGTGCGGTTGCAGGTGGACAGCAGCGCGGCCTCGGCGACGTCGGGCAAGGCACGCAGCGACTGCAGCGCGCGCGGCAGCGCATCGCCGGCGAACGCCACCCGTTCGCGCAGGTCGACCGGCGCGGTCTGGTGGTTCAATCCGAGCACCCACAACGTCATCTGTTCAGTTGCTTGCGATAAGCTGCTGGCCATTCAGGGCCCCATTTTACGGCCCGGTCGCCCCCGATGCCCGCATTGATTCGCATCCGTATCGTTCTATTGCTGTCGGCGCTCGCCGTGCTGCCGGCCATCGGCGCCGCCGCCGCCGCGCCGACCGCCACCGCCAAGCTGCCGCCGAGCGCCGCGCCGTCCTCGCTGACGCCGATCCTGGCCGGCGAATTCGCCCTGCAGGCCGGGCAGCTGGCCGATGCCTCGCACTGGTACCTGGAAGCGGCCAACGCGGTCCCCGGCGATGCCGGCCTGGCCGAGCGCGCGACCCGCATCGCGATGCTGGCCAACGACACCGAGGCGGCGGCAAAGGCCCTGGCGCTGTGGCGCCAGCGCGCGCCCGAGTCGCTGGCGATGCGCAGCGCCGAGGCCTCGCTGGCGCTGCGCAACGGCAACCTGCGCCAGGCGCGCGGCCTGCTGGTGGCGCTGTTGCGCGACAAAGACACGCGCGGCTGGCGCTACGCGCTGGTGGCGCTGGTCGGCGGCAACCGCGACCCGGAAGTGGCGGCGAAGGTGCTGGACCAGTTGCTCGATGCCAATGCCATCCCCGACCAGCTCGAGGCCTGGCAGGAATTCGGGCGCCTGGCGCTGCGCCTGGAACAGCCCAAGCTGGCCGAGCGCATCGTCGACCAACTGGTCAAGCGCTTCCCGGAAGAGCCGCGGGTGGCCTTGCTGCACGCCACCCAGCTGCAGCAGGCGGGCAAGACCGAACAGGCTCGCGCTTTGCTGCAGGGCGTGGAGCCCAAGGCGCCGCGCGACCCTGAGCTGCGCGGCGCGCTGGCCTACGCCTACGACGCGATCGGCGACACCGCCGCGGCGGCGCGGGTGCTGGCGCTGGGCCCGCAGGACACCCAGAATTACGGCCTGCGCGCCTCAATGCTGGCCAAGCTGCAGGACAATACCGCGCTGGGCGCGCTGTACGAGGAGCTGCGCAAGGGCGCGACCAAGCCCGATCCGGAGCGGCGCCTGCTGCTCGGCAAGATCGCCGAGTTCCTCAAGCGCTATCAGGAAGCGGTGGACTGGTATCGCGGCGTGCCGGGCAGCCCGCTGCGCAGCGAGGCGCGGCTGCGCACCGCCGGAGCGCTGTACGAGCTCGGGCAGAAGGATGCCGCCTTCACCGAGGCGCGCGCGCTGCAGGACGATGCCGAGGCCGACGACGCCGCGCGCCGCGACGCCTACGTGCTGGAAGCGGAACTGCGCCAGCGCAGCGGCGACGACGCCGGCGAGCTGCAGGTGTTCGCGCGCGGCCTGGCCGCCTATCCGGACGACAACGCTCTGCTGTACGCGCGCGGCCTGGCCTGGGAACGGCGCGACCGCATCGACCGCGCCGAGGCCGACCTGCGCAAGATCCTGGTCACCGAGCCGGAGAACGTGGCCGCGCTCAATGCGCTCGGCTACACCCTGGCCGATCGCACCCACCGCTACCGCGAGGCGCTGCAACTGATCGACCGCGCCCGTACCGCCGATCCGGACAACGCCGCGATCATCGACAGCTACGGCTGGGTGCTGTACCGGCTGGGCAAGACCCAGGAAGCGCTGGTGCAGCTGCGCCGCGCCTGGACCCTGTTCAAGGACCCGGAGATCGCCGCGCATATCGGCCAGGTGCTGTGGGAGCAGGGTAAGAAGGACGAGGCCAACAAGTACTTCGACGAGGCGCGCAAGCTGGATCCGAAGAATCGCGCGCTGCAGCGGGCGATGGAAAAGGTCGCGCCGTGAGGCCGGCATTGCGCGCAGGCTGGGCGCTGGCGATGCTGCTGGCGCTGGCCGGCTGTACCTCGCTGGCGCCGCGGCAGGCGCCGCCGGCCGCCACGGCGCCGCTCGGCGAGGCCGCACGCCAGGCCGAAGCGGACCGCGCCGCCTGGCTGGACGCGCATCCGCAATGGTCGTTCCAGGGCCGGGTGGCGATCACCAAGGGCCGCAACGGCGGCAGCGGGCGCATCGACTGGGCCCAGCAGCAGCGGCAATACCAGGTCGAGCTCAGCGCGCCGGTGACCCGCCAGAGTTGGCGTCTCACCGGCGACAGCCATCACGAGGCCGGCCGCCTGGAAGGGTTGGAGGGCGGCCCGCGCGAAGGCGAGGACGCCCAGCAGCTGCTGCTCGAGGCCACCGGTTGGGAGATTCCGGTCAATCTACTGCCGGACTGGGTGCGTGGGCGGGTCGCGGTGGACGCCGAGGCGCCCGAGCAGGTCGGCTACGACGCCGACGGGCGGCTGCAGGCGCTGCGGCAGATGGGCTGGGAGATCCAGTTCCAGGAGTGGTATGCGCCCAGCGACGGCCGCCCGGCGCTGCCGCGGCGCATCGAGGCGCGCAACGGCGACGCCAAGGTGCGGCTGCTGCTCGACCAGTGGGACTTCGCCACGCCATGAGCGCAGTGCGGAAGGACGGCTGGTCGGCGTGGCCGGCCCCGGCCAAGCTGAACCTGTTCCTGCAGATCACCGGCCGCCGTGCCGACGGCTACCACGCGTTGCAGACCGTGTTCCGCCTGCTGGACTGGGGCGACACGGTGCATTTGCGCGTGCGCGCCGACGGTGTGGTGGCGCGGCTCGGCGACTCGGTGGCCGGCGTCGCCGAAGCCGACGACCTGTTGGTGCGTGCTGCGCGATTGCTGCAAAAAGAAGCCAAGATTGCGGAAGGTGTCGACATCCGCGTCGAAAAGCGCATTCCGGCAGGCGGCGGTTTTGGCGGCGGCTCGTCCGATGCGGCGACGGCGCTGGTCGCGCTGAACGCCTTGTGGGGCGCCGGGCTGGACGAGGATGCGCTGGCTGGCCTGGGCCTGACCCTGGGCGCGGACGTGCCGGTGTTCGTGCGCGGCCGCGACGCCTGGGCCGAGGGAGTGGGCGAGCGGCTGACCCCGCTGCGCCTGCCGCCGGCCTGGTACGTGCTGGCCGATCCGGGGGTGCACGTGCCCACCGCAGCGCTGTTCCAGGCCCCGGATTTGACGCGGGATGCCGCGCCCGCGAAAATGGCGGACTTCGTTTCAGGTTTCCTGCTCGGCAATGCGTTCGAGCCGGTGCTGCTCCGTCGCGAACCGGCCATCCAGGCCACGTTCCAGGCGCTCGCGCAGATCGGCACGCCGCGCCTTACCGGGTCGGGGAGCGGTTGTTTCGTCGAGTTCGCCGATCGCGCTGCCGCCGTGCGCGCGCTGGCGGCCTTGCCGGATGGGATGCGCGCCTGGGTGGCTGGCGGCGTGACCCGCTCGCCGCTGCTCGACGCGCTGGAGGCATAGCAACAGTTCCATGCAGGGGCGTCGCCAAGAGGCCCAAGGCACCAGGTTTTGATCCTGGCATTCGTAGGTTCGAATCCTACCGCCCCTGCCAATTGTGTATGCAGATCCCTCTGCAAGAGCCCGCACATCCATGTGCGGGGGTTCAACAGGTAGGAGCGTGCTTCGCCTGGGGTTTTCCACGTTTCACGCTGTTTCTTCGTTGCACGTTCTTTGCCGCCGCCGCCCGAGACACTCTCATGCAAGATCAACGCAACCTGCTGGTGTTCTCCGGCAATGCCAACAAGCCGCTTGCCAAGAGCATCTGCAAGGAACTGGGCGTGCGCCCGGGCAAGGCGATGGTGTCGCGCTTCTCCGATGGCGAAGTGCAGGTGGAGATCGAGGAGAACGTGCGCCGGCAGGAAGTGTTCGTGATCCAGCCGACCTGCGCGCCCAGCGCGGAGAACCTGATGGAGCTGCTGGTGCTGATCGACGCGCTCAAGCGCGCTAGCGCCGCCAGCGTCACCGCAGTGGTGCCGTACTTCGGCTACTCGCGGCAGGATCGGCGCATGCGCTCCTCGCGCGTGCCGATCACCGCTAAGGTCGCGGCGAAGATGTTCACCGCGGTCAATGCCGACCGCGTGCTCACCGTCGACCTGCACGCCGACCAGATCCAGGGTTTCTTCGACATCCCGGTCGACAACGTCTACGCCTCGCCGCTGCTGCTGGCCGACATCTGGCGCGCCTACGGCACCGACAACCTGATCGTGGTGTCGCCGGACGTGGGCGGCGTGGTCCGCGCCCGCGCCGTGGCCAAGCGCCTGGACGACGCCGACCTGGCGATCATCGACAAGCGCCGCCCGCGCGCCAACGTGTCCACGGTGATGAACATCATCGGCGACGTCGAAGGCAAGACCTGCGTGCTGGTCGACGACATCGTCGATACCGCCGGCACCCTGTGCGCCGCCGCGGCCGCGCTCAAGGCGCAGGGCGCGCTGAAGGTCGCCGCGTACTGCACCCATCCGGTGCTGTCCGGTCCGGCGGTCAGCAACATCAGCAATTCGCAGCTCGACGAACTGGTCGTCACCGACACCATCCCGCTGTCGGACGCCGCGCGCGGCTGCAGCAAGATCCGCCAGCTCAGCGTCGCCGAGCTGTTGGCCGAAACCATTCGCCGCATCGCCTTCGGCGAGTCGGTGAGTTCGTTGTACGTCGATTGATCAAGGGCGGGGATTGGGGGTTCGGGATTGGGGATTCGCAGCGGCGCTGCTCTGGCGAATCCCCAATCCCGAATGCCGAATCCCGGCTTTCCAACGACTCTTCTGGTCGCGGAAGAGTCCTCAAAACCGCCGC
This sequence is a window from Xanthomonas sp. CFBP 8443. Protein-coding genes within it:
- a CDS encoding tetratricopeptide repeat protein, yielding MPALIRIRIVLLLSALAVLPAIGAAAAAPTATAKLPPSAAPSSLTPILAGEFALQAGQLADASHWYLEAANAVPGDAGLAERATRIAMLANDTEAAAKALALWRQRAPESLAMRSAEASLALRNGNLRQARGLLVALLRDKDTRGWRYALVALVGGNRDPEVAAKVLDQLLDANAIPDQLEAWQEFGRLALRLEQPKLAERIVDQLVKRFPEEPRVALLHATQLQQAGKTEQARALLQGVEPKAPRDPELRGALAYAYDAIGDTAAAARVLALGPQDTQNYGLRASMLAKLQDNTALGALYEELRKGATKPDPERRLLLGKIAEFLKRYQEAVDWYRGVPGSPLRSEARLRTAGALYELGQKDAAFTEARALQDDAEADDAARRDAYVLEAELRQRSGDDAGELQVFARGLAAYPDDNALLYARGLAWERRDRIDRAEADLRKILVTEPENVAALNALGYTLADRTHRYREALQLIDRARTADPDNAAIIDSYGWVLYRLGKTQEALVQLRRAWTLFKDPEIAAHIGQVLWEQGKKDEANKYFDEARKLDPKNRALQRAMEKVAP
- the hemA gene encoding glutamyl-tRNA reductase, whose amino-acid sequence is MTLWVLGLNHQTAPVDLRERVAFAGDALPRALQSLRALPDVAEAALLSTCNRTELYAITDDAQRLADWLDAHAAGLHGYLYQHQDADAVRHLFRVATGLDSMVLGEPQILGQVKDAWALAREHGALGSRLDRLFQQTFSVAKRARTDTRVGANPVSVASTAVRLAQNSFARLSESTVLLVGAGETIELAARHLSEGRVRRLLIANRTLAHAQELASRHGGVALPLSELERHLQEADVVFSATSAREPVVTRAQVEQALRARKHKPMLLFDLAVPRDIEAGVAELADAYLYTVDDLERAVEDNRRGRREAAEAAEAIIDLQVLRYIETLQASGRQAPLKRLRAHGDSTRDDVLAKARQQLANGKPADEVLEFLANTLTNRLLHPPTAALREAALSGDAELARAAERLFPEKPGYHHPILKTDDTDPAP
- a CDS encoding tetratricopeptide repeat protein; this encodes MSGSALDELRQLQAAVRRDPQDFIAWVMLADAELGAGAVAAGEQAALRALQLRPAHPEALARLGRVRWTQGRHAEAAAALRQALQHAPQHPGIALWLGHALEDNGEAEAAAHAYAHAHALLPQEPSIAAHLLNWRRKLCDWRELDALSQQVRAAVRQGHPAIEPFAFLNEDATAAEQLHCARNRALALARTLAPLPAATLRRAGPLQVGFLSNGFGAHPTGLLTVALFELLRAHADLQVQLFASNRGDDSAIRARLQTAAHAWHDVAGQPHRAIAQRIRDAGIDLLFDLRGWGGGGTPEVLALRPAPMQINWLAYPGTSGAPWIDYVVGDAFALPDALAAHYSERVLRLPRAFQPSDDSRRVEAPPSRSACGLPEHGTVFCCFNNSYKLTPRSVARMLAVLRQVPDSVLWLLSGPGQADARLREAARRAEVDPARLRFMPKLAHADYLARYRHADLFLDTHPYNAHTTASDALWAGCPLLTCPGTTFAARVAGSLNHHLGMDEMNVADDAAFVAKAVQLGRDPAALRALRDTLQQRRASAGLFDMHGFAADFAALLRDTARRHGWSGPH
- the prfA gene encoding peptide chain release factor 1; its protein translation is MTPTLRRKLEALAERREELERLLSDPDVVGDNARFRDYSREFAQLEPVAAALADEAAAKADLAAAEAMRGDPELRELAEEEIAAAQARLLALDEQLALLLVPRDPRDDGNLFLEVRAGTGGDEAAIFAGDLFRMYARYAERQGWKVEVESDSPGEHGGYKEIVARIVGRGAYSKLKFESGTHRVQRVPATESQGRIHTSAATVAIIPEADDVEEITLNPADLKVDTFRSSGAGGQHVNKTESAIRITHLPSGVVVECQTERSQHANRDKAMKRLKAQLLDAERSKQAAAEAQDRKLQVGSGDRSQRIRTYSFPQGRITDHRVEGLTLYDLPNVIEGDLDALIERLSHEHQVDELARLSDSP